A window of Pseudomonas alcaliphila JAB1 genomic DNA:
CGGCACCATCTGAATGTCTTTCTGCACGACTTCTTCGTCGAAACGACGACCGATCAGACGCTTCACCGCATACAGGGTGTTGTGCGGGTTGGTCACGGCCTGACGCTTGGCCGACTGGCCCACGAGGATTTCACCGTCGTTGGCGTAAGCGATGATGGACGGCGTGGTACGAGCGCCTTCGGCGTTCTCGATTACCTTGACGTTGCCATTTTCCAAAATAGAGACACAGGAGTTGGTGGTCCCCAGGTCGATACCGATAATTTTGCCCATGAATGTTCTCCCGAAACTTTGATTTTTCCGTCGCCTCGTTTCCCGGGCGCCGGCAGCACTAAAACGCTTGACTTAAAAATGGGGTCGTTACTGCTGATTTCAAGCCTGCTCGTCGATACTCGGCGGCGGCGTGGTTGGTGCCTTGCTGACCACGACCATGGCCGGGCGCAGCAGGCGACCGTTGAGCAGATAGCCTTTCTGGAACACCTTGAGCACCGAGTTCGGCTCGGCGTGGATGCTCTCTTCCATGGCCATGGCCTGGTGATGCTCCGGGTTGAACGGCGCACCATGCGGGTCGATGGCTTCCAGGTTGTAGCGAGCCAGGGTGTCGTGGAACAGCTTGAGGGTCAGTTGCATGCCCTCACGCACGGCCTTGATCGACACATCGTCAGGGCTGGACAGCTCCAGGCCGCGCTCCAGACTGTCGATTACCGGCAACAGATCGCCGGCGAACTTTTCCAGCGCAAATTTGTGTGCCTTCTCTACATCCTGCTCCGCGCGACGACGCACGTTTTGCAGGTCGGCAGCCACGCGCAGCGACTGATCCTGTGCAGCGGCCAGTTGCTCTTCCAGCGTTTGCACGCGAGCAGCCAGGTCGTCACCAGGCGCCACAGCTTCTGCTGCCTGCGCCTCGGAATTCTGCGTATCCAGGGTCTGTTCGTCAGCCATGCCTTTCTCCTCTCGAAAAAACTGGCGCGATACCGACTCGCGCTCCTGCCGCCTATATGGAGTCAATTCCACAGCTTTCAAGGGGCAATAGGGAGGATTGCCAGAGAAAGAAAAAACACTGT
This region includes:
- the grpE gene encoding nucleotide exchange factor GrpE translates to MDRCTSMANAPELMSGYLYSVFSFSGNPPYCPLKAVELTPYRRQERESVSRQFFREEKGMADEQTLDTQNSEAQAAEAVAPGDDLAARVQTLEEQLAAAQDQSLRVAADLQNVRRRAEQDVEKAHKFALEKFAGDLLPVIDSLERGLELSSPDDVSIKAVREGMQLTLKLFHDTLARYNLEAIDPHGAPFNPEHHQAMAMEESIHAEPNSVLKVFQKGYLLNGRLLRPAMVVVSKAPTTPPPSIDEQA